The Cyclobacteriaceae bacterium genome includes a region encoding these proteins:
- a CDS encoding GH3 auxin-responsive promoter family protein gives MGFRSVLAKPFAAYIAGKTKEWSSRPDFYQEQVLQDLINGGRETLFGKDHGFSDIKSHADFKKQVPIRDYEALRPYLEKVLEGKSDVLWKGKPIYFAKTSGTTSGTKYIPITKESISNHIDGARNALLSYIHETGKASFVDGNLIFLSGSPELHETAGIKTGRLSGIANHHVPAYLRSNQKPSYATNIIEDWEEKLERIIDETITSDMTLISGIPPWVQMYFDRIQARTGKKIKDVFPNFSMFVYGGVNFGPYKAKLIESIGKEIDSIELFPASEGFMAYQDSQKHEGMLLLLNCGIFYEFIPTEEYFSENPTRLSIGEVELGKNYAIIINNNAGLWGYSIGDTVKFVSKDPYRVVVSGRIKHFISAFGEHVIGEEVEKAMKFAMQKFPEVELVEFTVAPQVTPSEGLPHHEWLIEFAKTPNNMNAFVQELDNKLRELNVYYDDLIRGSILSVLKINSLKKNAFIDYMKSQGKLGGQNKVPRLANDRKIADELGRMKA, from the coding sequence ATGGGATTTCGGTCGGTATTAGCTAAGCCATTTGCAGCCTACATAGCAGGGAAGACCAAAGAGTGGTCCTCCAGACCCGACTTTTATCAGGAGCAAGTGCTTCAGGACCTGATTAATGGAGGCAGGGAGACGCTGTTTGGCAAGGATCATGGCTTCTCTGATATCAAATCACATGCTGATTTTAAAAAGCAGGTTCCGATTCGCGATTATGAAGCGCTCAGACCTTACCTGGAAAAAGTTCTGGAAGGAAAGTCTGACGTTCTTTGGAAAGGCAAACCTATTTATTTTGCAAAGACGTCCGGAACAACATCCGGAACGAAATACATCCCTATCACGAAGGAATCGATATCAAATCATATTGATGGCGCTCGCAATGCCTTGTTAAGTTATATTCATGAGACTGGTAAGGCATCTTTTGTTGATGGGAATCTGATTTTTCTTTCCGGAAGTCCTGAGTTGCATGAAACAGCGGGTATAAAGACAGGTAGGTTATCAGGCATCGCGAATCATCATGTGCCGGCCTATTTAAGAAGCAATCAGAAACCGAGTTATGCGACAAATATTATAGAAGACTGGGAGGAGAAGCTTGAGAGGATCATCGATGAGACTATTACTTCAGACATGACGCTGATCTCTGGTATACCACCGTGGGTACAAATGTATTTTGATCGCATTCAGGCTCGGACGGGAAAGAAGATCAAAGATGTTTTTCCTAATTTTTCAATGTTTGTTTATGGGGGCGTCAACTTTGGGCCGTATAAAGCGAAGTTGATCGAATCTATCGGAAAGGAAATTGATTCAATAGAATTATTTCCGGCATCAGAAGGCTTTATGGCATATCAGGATTCGCAGAAGCATGAAGGAATGTTGCTGTTGCTAAACTGCGGGATCTTCTACGAGTTTATTCCAACCGAAGAATATTTTTCAGAGAATCCAACACGGTTATCAATTGGGGAGGTGGAACTCGGAAAAAACTATGCGATCATTATAAATAACAATGCTGGTCTTTGGGGATATTCCATTGGAGACACTGTGAAATTTGTTTCTAAAGATCCTTATCGTGTGGTGGTGTCGGGTCGTATCAAGCATTTTATCTCCGCATTTGGCGAGCATGTGATTGGCGAGGAAGTGGAGAAGGCTATGAAGTTTGCCATGCAGAAATTTCCGGAAGTTGAATTAGTAGAGTTTACTGTTGCGCCACAGGTAACGCCTTCAGAAGGATTGCCACATCATGAGTGGCTGATAGAGTTTGCGAAGACTCCGAATAACATGAATGCTTTTGTTCAGGAGTTGGATAACAAACTGAGGGAGTTGAATGTTTATTATGACGACCTGATTCGGGGCAGTATTTTGAGTGTCTTAAAGATCAACTCATTGAAGAAAAATGCATTCATTGACTATATGAAATCACAGGGCAAGCTTGGCGGTCAGAATAAAGTGCCTAGATTGGCAAATGACAGGAAGATTGCGGATGAGTTAGGAAGAATGAAGGCCTGA
- a CDS encoding PDZ domain-containing protein → MANTLRTIVIGFLAGLSGAFVFYKLQPQNVQKVSEPQFQAADFKSSDTFSPAVSIPSPAMPAENVDFSVAAAKAIPSVVYINSISQSGPSYSYWDMLFNGGGQQTQVSSGSGVIFTSDGYIVTNNHVVEAAEKIQVIYNKKVYDAELIGTDPSTDLGVLKIKETNLPAITLGNSKTLAVGEWVVAVGNPFSLSSTVTAGIVSAKGRRINIVEDKFPIESFIQTDAAINPGNSGGALVNKSGDLVGINTAILSRTGSYTGYAFAVPVDIAKKVVNDLIKYGMVQKAFLGGSVIEYDYQTIAKYSLNPAEKDFRGVVLAELDKVGSANTSGLKLGDIIIKINDKEINSKSEYEEELSYHYPGDKINVTYLRDGKINTVSVSLVNRTGDTSIVRRKIYNASTLGVSLEAVEYGVKVHNIQDGLMKRLGIPENYTIISINRERIKNPQEVVDFFTKYKGRVLLYGINSSKVEMPLQFILQ, encoded by the coding sequence ATGGCAAACACACTCAGAACCATCGTGATAGGATTTTTGGCAGGGCTTTCCGGGGCTTTCGTATTCTATAAGCTTCAACCTCAGAATGTTCAAAAGGTATCTGAGCCTCAGTTTCAGGCAGCTGACTTCAAAAGTTCTGATACTTTCAGTCCAGCGGTGTCAATTCCCTCTCCTGCCATGCCCGCTGAAAATGTTGATTTCAGTGTAGCAGCAGCTAAGGCAATTCCAAGTGTCGTTTATATTAATAGCATTTCTCAAAGCGGTCCCTCTTATTCTTACTGGGATATGCTCTTCAATGGTGGTGGTCAGCAAACTCAGGTGAGCAGCGGCTCCGGAGTAATCTTTACTTCCGATGGGTACATCGTAACAAACAATCACGTAGTAGAAGCAGCGGAAAAGATCCAGGTCATTTATAACAAGAAAGTTTATGATGCAGAACTGATTGGAACAGATCCCTCCACTGATCTGGGAGTTTTAAAAATAAAAGAGACTAATCTGCCGGCGATAACATTAGGCAATTCAAAAACCCTTGCGGTAGGTGAATGGGTTGTTGCTGTAGGAAATCCCTTCTCACTTTCTTCAACAGTTACAGCAGGAATTGTAAGCGCTAAAGGAAGACGCATTAACATTGTTGAGGACAAATTCCCAATTGAGTCTTTCATTCAGACTGATGCTGCCATTAATCCTGGTAATAGCGGAGGAGCTCTTGTTAATAAGAGTGGAGATCTCGTAGGAATCAACACCGCCATTCTTTCAAGAACAGGATCTTACACAGGCTATGCGTTTGCAGTACCCGTAGACATTGCAAAAAAAGTTGTGAATGATCTTATCAAGTATGGCATGGTTCAAAAAGCATTTCTGGGTGGAAGTGTAATTGAATACGATTACCAGACGATTGCAAAGTACAGTCTCAATCCTGCTGAAAAAGACTTCAGAGGTGTTGTCCTGGCAGAGCTTGATAAAGTCGGATCTGCTAATACGTCTGGCCTCAAGCTTGGCGACATCATTATCAAGATCAATGACAAAGAGATCAACAGCAAAAGTGAATACGAAGAAGAGTTAAGCTATCACTATCCCGGAGACAAAATCAACGTCACTTATTTGCGTGATGGAAAAATCAATACTGTTTCAGTATCTCTTGTAAATCGCACGGGCGACACCAGCATTGTTCGCCGAAAGATCTATAATGCCTCAACTTTAGGCGTGAGCCTGGAGGCAGTTGAATACGGAGTGAAGGTGCATAATATTCAGGATGGCTTAATGAAACGACTTGGTATCCCGGAAAACTATACGATCATTTCCATCAATCGTGAACGCATTAAAAACCCCCAGGAAGTGGTTGACTTCTTTACGAAATACAAAGGCAGGGTTTTGCTTTATGGGATCAACAGTTCCAAGGTGGAAATGCCACTTCAGTTTATCCTGCAGTAA
- the dnaA gene encoding chromosomal replication initiator protein DnaA, with the protein MEVDCATVWTDCLEIIKKQVDEQNFATWFKPIVPLRQEGDVLTIQVPSQFFYEWLEENYVPVLKKAINTVMGENARLEYSVIIDSGNQRNAPLTVNYPNGGGKHSVNNSNGNGNLEEYSPFTFKTLNPQTVNSRLNSSYRFDNFVEGDCNRLARSAGVAVAKKPGITSFNPLMLYGGVGVGKTHLVQAIGNEIKQNLPDKVVLYVDQNDFTNQFLNALQNHKLQEFQNFYLQVDLLILDDVQFLAGREKTQEMFFHIFNQLHQTGKQIIMTSDCPPRDLKGFQERLLSRFKWGLTADLQEPDFETKLAIIHNKMQSDGIEIPTEVAEYLAYSVDTNLRDMEGVLNSMIFHATLLKKDIDLDLAKEVMKNIVKEIQADVSVDFIQKTVGDYFRVELDAMKGKVKKREIVIPRQVAMYFCKRYTQLTLALIGENFGGRDHSTVIHALESVEDMMKADPNFKNSVEELTKKLKMRMAS; encoded by the coding sequence ATGGAGGTTGATTGTGCAACTGTCTGGACCGACTGTCTCGAAATTATTAAGAAGCAAGTTGACGAGCAAAATTTCGCTACGTGGTTCAAGCCAATTGTACCATTACGTCAGGAAGGTGATGTCTTAACGATTCAGGTTCCCTCTCAATTCTTCTATGAATGGCTTGAAGAGAACTATGTTCCGGTTCTTAAGAAAGCAATCAATACTGTAATGGGTGAAAATGCGCGGCTTGAATACTCTGTTATTATTGACAGCGGTAATCAACGTAACGCACCGCTTACAGTTAATTATCCCAATGGTGGTGGAAAGCATTCTGTTAACAATTCAAACGGAAATGGCAATCTGGAGGAGTATTCTCCTTTCACCTTCAAAACTCTCAATCCTCAAACAGTAAACTCACGCCTCAACTCAAGCTATCGCTTTGATAATTTTGTTGAAGGTGATTGTAATAGACTTGCACGCTCTGCAGGGGTCGCTGTGGCAAAGAAGCCAGGCATCACCTCTTTCAACCCATTGATGTTATACGGTGGTGTGGGAGTAGGAAAAACTCACCTCGTTCAGGCGATCGGTAACGAGATCAAGCAAAACCTTCCTGATAAGGTTGTATTGTATGTAGATCAGAATGATTTTACCAATCAATTTCTGAACGCACTGCAGAACCACAAGCTTCAGGAGTTTCAGAATTTTTACTTGCAGGTTGACTTGCTCATTCTTGATGATGTACAGTTCCTCGCAGGCCGTGAGAAAACTCAGGAGATGTTTTTCCACATCTTCAATCAGCTTCATCAGACAGGCAAGCAGATCATTATGACCAGCGATTGCCCGCCTCGTGATCTGAAAGGATTTCAAGAGAGATTATTGTCGCGTTTCAAATGGGGACTAACAGCAGATTTGCAAGAGCCTGATTTTGAGACCAAGCTTGCGATCATTCATAATAAAATGCAATCCGATGGAATTGAAATTCCTACGGAAGTTGCGGAATACCTTGCTTATAGCGTAGATACCAACCTTCGTGACATGGAGGGAGTACTTAACTCCATGATCTTCCATGCTACGTTGCTAAAGAAAGATATTGACCTCGATCTTGCGAAAGAGGTAATGAAGAATATCGTTAAAGAAATCCAGGCCGACGTCAGCGTTGATTTTATTCAGAAGACAGTTGGGGATTATTTCCGCGTTGAGCTGGATGCCATGAAAGGCAAAGTCAAGAAACGTGAGATTGTTATTCCACGTCAGGTCGCAATGTATTTCTGCAAGCGCTACACTCAGCTTACACTTGCCTTAATTGGTGAGAACTTTGGAGGACGTGATCACAGCACTGTGATCCATGCCCTGGAGTCTGTAGAAGACATGATGAAGGCCGATCCTAACTTCAAGAACTCAGTTGAAGAACTGACCAAGAAGCTTAAGATGAGAATGGCATCTTAG
- the scpA gene encoding methylmalonyl-CoA mutase produces MKKSTQPSWQSPEKIQIEPEYSFKPFDHLKYTAGIPPFLRGPYATMYTVRPWTIRQYAGFSTAKESNAFYRRNLAAGQKGLSVAFDLATHRGYDSDHPRVAGDVGKAGVAIDSVLDMKILFDQIPLDQMSVSMTMNGAVLPILAFYIVAGEEQGVKPEQLNGTIQNDILKEFMVRNTYIYPPAPSMRIVADIFSYCAKRMPKFNSISISGYHMHEAGAPAHLELAYTLADGLEYIRAGLKAGIPIDDFAPRLSFFWGIGMNFFMEIAKMRAARLLWAKIVQDFNPKNPKSMALRTHCQTSGWSLTEQDPYNNVTRTCVEALAAVFGGTQSLHTNSLDEAIALPTDFSARIARNTQLYLQKETGINRVVDPMGGSYYVEYLTDQLIQKASALIDEVESVGGMTKAIENGIPKLRIEEAAATKQARIDSGMDVIVGVNRFTTEEKPDFEILEVNNASVRQEQIERLEKLRKERDPKKVDEALNALATCAETGKGNLLELAVVAARERATLGEISLALEKTFGRYKASMRTISGVYSSQMKNGETIEEVRKLSDQFAKLDGRRARILVAKMGQDGHDRGAKIIATGFADLGFDVDIGPLFQTPDEVAKQAIENDVHVVGISSLAGGHKTLIPELIETLKKVGRPDILVVTGGVIPRQDYDFLYDAGVTGIFGPGTPVTDAARIVLEKLLSSAS; encoded by the coding sequence ATGAAGAAGAGCACGCAACCTTCATGGCAATCTCCGGAGAAGATTCAGATCGAACCTGAATACTCTTTCAAACCCTTTGATCATTTAAAATACACTGCGGGCATTCCTCCATTTCTCAGGGGACCTTATGCTACGATGTATACTGTGCGGCCATGGACGATACGTCAGTATGCAGGTTTCTCAACGGCTAAAGAGTCAAATGCATTTTATAGAAGGAATCTTGCCGCAGGCCAGAAGGGCTTGTCTGTTGCTTTTGATCTAGCAACACATCGCGGGTATGATTCCGATCATCCACGGGTAGCAGGTGATGTCGGCAAAGCAGGTGTTGCGATCGACTCGGTACTGGATATGAAAATATTATTTGATCAGATTCCTCTTGATCAAATGTCTGTGTCGATGACAATGAACGGCGCTGTATTGCCGATCCTCGCTTTTTATATTGTTGCAGGTGAAGAGCAGGGTGTAAAACCTGAACAACTCAATGGCACCATTCAAAATGATATTCTAAAAGAATTCATGGTACGCAATACTTATATCTATCCTCCGGCGCCATCCATGAGAATCGTTGCGGATATATTTTCTTATTGTGCTAAGCGAATGCCGAAGTTCAATTCGATCAGCATCAGCGGCTACCACATGCACGAAGCGGGGGCACCTGCTCATCTTGAACTTGCCTATACACTCGCTGATGGATTGGAGTATATCCGCGCTGGACTTAAGGCAGGTATTCCAATTGACGACTTTGCACCAAGGCTATCATTCTTTTGGGGCATCGGCATGAACTTCTTCATGGAGATTGCAAAGATGCGTGCTGCCAGACTATTGTGGGCGAAGATCGTTCAGGACTTTAACCCAAAAAATCCAAAGTCAATGGCATTGCGAACGCATTGTCAGACGAGTGGATGGAGTTTAACCGAACAAGATCCTTATAATAATGTTACACGCACCTGCGTCGAGGCATTGGCAGCAGTCTTTGGCGGAACTCAATCCCTGCATACAAATTCATTGGATGAAGCCATTGCTCTTCCTACTGATTTTTCTGCCCGCATTGCACGTAACACACAACTTTATCTTCAGAAAGAGACCGGAATTAACAGGGTGGTAGATCCTATGGGTGGCTCTTATTATGTAGAGTATCTCACGGATCAATTAATCCAGAAAGCATCGGCACTCATAGATGAAGTTGAAAGTGTGGGCGGAATGACAAAAGCCATTGAAAACGGAATACCCAAGCTCCGGATTGAAGAAGCTGCCGCAACAAAACAGGCAAGAATTGACTCAGGGATGGATGTAATCGTTGGTGTTAACAGATTTACAACTGAAGAGAAACCTGATTTTGAAATTCTTGAAGTGAACAATGCCAGTGTAAGACAGGAGCAAATAGAAAGACTGGAGAAACTCAGAAAGGAACGTGATCCGAAAAAAGTTGATGAGGCATTGAATGCTTTAGCAACTTGTGCAGAAACCGGAAAGGGAAATCTTCTTGAGCTTGCAGTAGTAGCCGCTCGGGAAAGAGCTACGCTGGGAGAGATATCTCTGGCGTTGGAAAAAACTTTCGGCCGCTACAAGGCTTCAATGCGAACCATTTCAGGTGTATATTCAAGTCAGATGAAAAACGGAGAGACGATCGAAGAGGTAAGAAAGCTTTCAGATCAGTTTGCAAAGCTGGATGGACGTCGTGCAAGAATTCTCGTTGCAAAGATGGGCCAGGATGGACATGATCGTGGAGCAAAAATTATTGCCACAGGTTTTGCAGATCTTGGTTTCGATGTAGACATCGGACCATTGTTTCAAACACCGGATGAGGTAGCAAAGCAGGCAATTGAAAATGATGTCCATGTGGTTGGAATTTCCAGTCTCGCAGGCGGACATAAAACACTGATCCCTGAATTGATCGAGACATTAAAAAAAGTTGGTCGCCCTGATATTCTTGTGGTGACGGGAGGCGTGATCCCAAGACAAGATTATGACTTCCTTTATGATGCAGGTGTTACAGGAATCTTTGGACCCGGCACACCCGTTACCGATGCGGCAAGAATAGTATTGGAGAAATTATTGAGTTCCGCATCCTGA
- a CDS encoding CHAT domain-containing protein: MKMKITISLFLLVFCVSTLFAQSKYDKGLLKAEASYKIGDYAGARKNLEKIRKKINSKLGAQNQYTAGIYLSLAKYDLSSGMPVDFEFNLQNALSSSKTLNTENSEKHGALLIDAAELYNQNGSYRVATEYLNNAKKILEAGTWFKDPLKARWDLIMTETLTGQGYYNEALELAESRVSYFAGRAVKAETISDGKGGLKSVKIPELELDQRFDDYARLLTDIAMTLSRKGDQVKADQAFSKAKEWIRKNPGDHSIPYVRNQYYYGLMFIDYEMAEVMEKSAEFDRSLLVLKSFFKPTHYLGIQLYEEYLKQLLREDNTARFYNTKLEYEKMINKQFPGKSIYQARLKAVEFDKKLANDKTKKLENDANALLTNTTSLPRNNILTTEILDFLVTLSLQDKKYVNVEGYLKSIIEIKTELFGAAAPETHLARLQLANFYLDFTNNIAEAGKIYDESYFKILEKQIGPWQKDNLNILNHAAVYFELNDQYKKAVSTLAKAAEVARAKFSDKDPKYGEELTRIAKLNIRLGQYEEADKNITLALTILEEVRKEEKYKGAMVEAIDTQASLFGIKGLFDEAETALERSSKIISKAEGPLGIDELTTAQDLSSLFIQLGRYSETSEILDNLIKEYEKLYGPQSLRLIEPLVNKGKLLLAQGDYTTADKIALRANQIATTIYTDKSTKTASTQKLLSDIDYAIGDYDKAQDNVLKALASQEKQFGRNHIDVAKSLSQLSLIKFYKGDSKKDVEKTMIEARDIIGARLGKDNPQYADILKNVAILYISNKQYDLAFSALTQAESIWRLKTGRKNSIQAASIFALTGDVYYQLKKYDKAEEFYKKGKDLYEKFFSDTHPEYVKILSKLARVYYMEKDYKGAKKNIELALTNYENFIKQFFPALSEREKAKYWNTIKGDFEFYNTLAFGQLDDFRDLSGKVYNYQLLTKALLLSSSIKIRERILNSKDENLKASYNLWVQRKEFLTNALSMSTQQLTDNGIDPVALGNEVERLERELSEKSEIFGQSFENKRITYENVQSALGKNDVAVEMVRYRYFNHTFTDSIIYVALYVKGEKGRPQAVELPEGHRMETRYFKYYRNCITGKIPDQYSYKVFWEPIQKEIGQYATIYISTDGVYNQINLEAIPTPDGKYVIDNSNIVMVSNTKDLYMRKAKAKFAGTTSTNNASMFGNPTFYLTASTDRQYAELPGTEKEVDELQKLLKQKGWVTDEYMEGSASEDKVKLLDNPRIFHIATHGFYTKAQDASLQKTLTENEAMMAENPLMKSGLLLSGAGDILAKTTYNYNIESGVLTAYEAMSLNLDRTDLVVLSACETGLGEISNGEGVYGLQRAFFVAGAKVLIMSMFKVDDDATQKLILNFYKKWLVSGNMRQSFVEAKKELRTEYPEPIFWGAFMMIGQD, from the coding sequence ATGAAAATGAAAATTACGATCTCCCTTTTTCTACTTGTTTTTTGTGTGAGCACGCTGTTTGCTCAATCGAAATATGACAAAGGCCTTCTAAAGGCTGAAGCTTCTTATAAAATTGGTGACTATGCAGGGGCGAGAAAAAATCTGGAGAAGATCCGAAAGAAAATCAATTCCAAGCTCGGCGCTCAGAATCAATACACTGCCGGTATATATCTTTCTCTGGCAAAATATGATCTCTCTTCAGGGATGCCTGTTGATTTTGAATTCAATCTTCAGAATGCACTTAGCTCCAGCAAAACGCTGAATACAGAAAACAGCGAAAAACATGGCGCACTTCTCATTGATGCTGCGGAACTCTATAATCAGAATGGCTCATACCGCGTGGCGACTGAGTATCTGAATAATGCCAAAAAGATTCTTGAAGCGGGAACCTGGTTCAAAGATCCATTGAAAGCACGTTGGGATCTTATCATGACTGAAACATTAACTGGTCAGGGATATTATAATGAAGCACTTGAACTCGCAGAAAGCAGAGTTTCCTATTTCGCAGGAAGGGCTGTTAAGGCTGAGACGATTTCTGATGGTAAAGGTGGATTGAAAAGCGTGAAGATTCCTGAACTGGAATTAGACCAACGCTTCGATGACTACGCTAGATTACTTACTGACATAGCGATGACGCTAAGCCGTAAGGGAGATCAGGTCAAGGCAGATCAGGCTTTCAGTAAGGCAAAGGAATGGATCAGAAAAAATCCAGGAGACCATTCTATACCCTATGTGAGAAATCAATATTACTATGGACTTATGTTCATAGACTATGAGATGGCTGAGGTTATGGAAAAGAGTGCTGAATTTGACCGATCACTTCTGGTATTAAAATCATTCTTCAAACCAACTCATTATCTTGGAATTCAACTCTATGAAGAATACTTAAAACAACTGCTTCGTGAAGACAATACTGCACGATTCTATAACACCAAGCTCGAGTATGAAAAGATGATCAACAAGCAGTTTCCTGGTAAGAGTATTTACCAGGCTCGGTTAAAGGCTGTTGAATTTGACAAGAAGCTTGCTAATGATAAGACCAAGAAACTGGAAAATGATGCGAACGCACTTTTAACCAACACCACCTCTCTTCCGAGGAACAATATTCTCACAACGGAAATACTTGATTTTCTTGTAACTCTTTCACTTCAGGATAAAAAGTATGTGAACGTAGAAGGATATTTAAAATCCATTATCGAGATCAAGACCGAGCTCTTTGGAGCTGCAGCTCCTGAAACACATCTCGCACGCCTTCAACTTGCCAATTTTTATCTTGACTTCACCAATAACATCGCAGAAGCAGGAAAGATCTATGACGAAAGCTATTTCAAGATTCTGGAAAAGCAGATTGGACCCTGGCAAAAAGACAATCTGAACATCCTCAACCATGCTGCCGTCTATTTTGAATTGAATGATCAATACAAAAAGGCAGTATCCACACTTGCCAAAGCAGCTGAAGTGGCGAGAGCCAAGTTCTCAGACAAAGATCCGAAATATGGCGAAGAGCTTACACGAATTGCAAAACTCAATATTCGCCTGGGTCAATACGAAGAGGCCGATAAGAATATTACACTAGCTCTAACCATACTCGAAGAAGTCAGAAAGGAAGAAAAGTATAAGGGAGCCATGGTGGAAGCCATTGATACCCAGGCTTCCCTTTTCGGAATTAAAGGACTATTCGACGAAGCAGAGACGGCATTGGAAAGATCATCCAAGATCATATCAAAAGCAGAAGGCCCTCTTGGAATCGATGAGCTCACCACCGCTCAGGATCTTTCAAGCTTGTTCATTCAGTTAGGAAGGTATTCTGAGACAAGCGAGATCCTGGATAACCTCATTAAGGAATATGAAAAACTTTATGGCCCTCAATCTCTGCGATTGATTGAGCCCCTTGTCAATAAAGGAAAACTCCTGCTTGCTCAAGGGGATTATACAACTGCTGACAAGATTGCATTACGTGCAAATCAGATTGCCACGACTATCTATACTGATAAGTCGACCAAAACCGCTTCTACTCAAAAGCTGTTGAGTGATATTGACTATGCTATCGGTGATTATGATAAAGCTCAGGACAACGTTCTAAAAGCACTCGCCAGTCAGGAAAAACAATTCGGACGCAATCATATAGATGTTGCCAAATCCCTTTCACAGCTTAGTCTTATTAAGTTCTATAAAGGAGACAGCAAAAAAGATGTTGAAAAAACAATGATAGAAGCCCGCGATATTATCGGGGCGCGTTTAGGAAAAGATAATCCTCAGTATGCCGACATTTTAAAGAACGTCGCGATTCTCTATATCTCCAATAAGCAATATGATCTTGCCTTCAGCGCTCTTACTCAGGCAGAATCTATCTGGCGCTTAAAGACAGGAAGGAAAAACAGCATCCAGGCAGCTTCTATTTTTGCATTGACCGGAGATGTGTACTATCAGTTGAAAAAATATGATAAGGCCGAAGAATTCTATAAGAAGGGAAAAGACTTATATGAGAAATTCTTCAGTGACACCCACCCTGAATATGTGAAAATCCTCTCCAAGCTTGCGCGCGTTTATTATATGGAGAAAGATTACAAGGGCGCCAAGAAAAATATAGAACTGGCGTTGACCAACTACGAGAATTTCATCAAGCAATTCTTCCCTGCACTCAGCGAACGTGAAAAAGCAAAATACTGGAACACGATCAAAGGCGACTTTGAATTCTATAACACGCTTGCATTCGGTCAACTGGATGACTTCCGCGATCTCAGTGGTAAAGTTTATAACTATCAGTTGCTGACAAAAGCTCTTTTACTAAGCAGCTCTATCAAGATCCGTGAACGTATCCTGAACAGCAAAGATGAAAATCTGAAAGCGAGCTATAACCTTTGGGTTCAACGTAAAGAGTTCCTCACCAATGCATTATCAATGAGCACACAACAGCTTACGGATAATGGGATCGATCCTGTTGCACTGGGGAATGAGGTCGAGCGACTTGAACGTGAGCTAAGTGAGAAGTCTGAAATTTTCGGTCAGAGCTTTGAGAACAAGAGGATCACGTATGAAAATGTTCAGTCTGCCTTAGGAAAAAATGATGTGGCAGTCGAGATGGTTCGCTATCGCTACTTCAATCATACGTTTACAGATTCGATCATCTATGTTGCTTTGTATGTCAAAGGTGAAAAAGGACGTCCACAGGCGGTAGAATTACCGGAAGGTCACCGGATGGAAACACGCTACTTTAAATATTACAGAAACTGTATTACAGGTAAAATCCCTGATCAATATTCCTATAAAGTATTCTGGGAGCCGATACAAAAAGAGATCGGGCAATACGCAACGATTTACATTTCCACTGATGGTGTTTACAATCAGATCAATCTCGAGGCGATTCCAACACCCGATGGGAAATATGTTATTGACAACTCAAACATCGTAATGGTGAGCAATACAAAAGATCTGTATATGCGTAAAGCCAAAGCGAAATTTGCAGGCACCACCAGCACTAATAATGCTTCCATGTTTGGAAATCCTACCTTCTACCTCACAGCATCGACCGATCGTCAGTATGCGGAATTACCGGGAACTGAAAAGGAAGTAGATGAACTTCAGAAATTATTAAAGCAAAAGGGCTGGGTCACCGATGAATACATGGAAGGCAGTGCAAGCGAAGACAAGGTCAAGCTTCTTGACAATCCAAGAATATTCCACATCGCTACACACGGATTTTATACCAAAGCGCAGGATGCCAGCTTACAAAAAACTCTAACAGAGAACGAAGCCATGATGGCAGAAAATCCTTTGATGAAATCAGGTCTTCTATTATCCGGTGCTGGTGATATCCTGGCAAAGACCACATACAACTACAATATCGAAAGCGGTGTATTGACAGCGTATGAGGCAATGAGCCTGAATCTGGATCGAACTGACCTTGTTGTATTGAGCGCTTGTGAAACCGGTCTGGGAGAAATTTCCAACGGTGAAGGTGTTTATGGTTTACAGCGTGCCTTCTTTGTGGCAGGAGCAAAAGTGCTTATCATGAGTATGTTTAAAGTTGACGATGATGCTACTCAAAAGCTTATCCTCAATTTCTACAAGAAGTGGCTGGTAAGCGGCAACATGAGACAAAGTTTTGTGGAAGCCAAAAAAGAACTGAGAACGGAATACCCCGAACCGATTTTCTGGGGAGCGTTCATGATGATTGGCCAGGACTAA